Proteins encoded in a region of the Mercenaria mercenaria strain notata chromosome 1, MADL_Memer_1, whole genome shotgun sequence genome:
- the LOC128546369 gene encoding uncharacterized protein LOC128546369 — protein sequence MTVSAQVLCGYHYSKYRGLTSSIVLSGVGIGATVFPIIIGELITSFGWKGSLLLLCGINTHLLPFGLLLLPVPEQNNINKELNREAKPEQVNINNELDRETKPEQVSINKELDRETKPEQVNINKELDREAKPEQVNINNELDRETKPEQVNINKELDRETKPEQVNINNELDRETKPEQVNINKELDREAKPEQVNINKELDRETKPEQVNINKELDREAKPEQVNINKELNREAKPEQVSINNELDRETKPEQVNSNKELDRETKPEQVNINKELDRETKPEQVNINKELNREAKPEQVSINNELDRETKPEQVNSNKELDRETKPEQVNINKELDREIKPEQVNIIKELNREAKPEQVNINNELDRETKPEQVNINKELDREAKPEQVNINKELNREAKPEQVNINKELDREAKPEQVNINKELDREAKPEQVSINKELDREAKPEQVNINKELDREAKPEQVNINKELDRETKPEQVNSNNELDRETKPEQVNINKELDREIKPEQVNIIKELNREAKPEQVNINKELDRETKPEQVNINNELDREAKPEQVNINKELDRETKPEQVNSNNELDRETKPEQVNINKELDRETKPEQVNSNKELDREAKPEQVNINNELDRETKPEQVNSNKELDRETKPEQVNINKELDREAKPEQVNINKELNKEAKPEQVSINNELDRETKPEQVNSNKELDRETKPEQVNINKELDREIKPEQVYINKELDREAKPEQVNINKELNREAKPEQVSINNELDRETKPEQVNSNKEFDRETKPEQVNINKELNREAKPEQVSINNELDRETKPEQVNSYKELDRETKPEQVNINKELDREIKPEQVNIIKELNREAKPEQVNINKELDRETKPEQVNINKELDRETKPEQVNINKELNREAKPEQVNINNELDREAKPEQVNIDKELDVKSKTDNWSKRQENESQYKMSELLRNEKHTVSNCILFCVNKVKTYFGQIANPEFITFLFSNVIYNMGYGAAVIFLPQYIISTGLDLEDASLLMMLLGGGLFVGCIISGLFKPEFQSLVYTIGCFGFGTFLALMELTTKRGYSV from the exons ATGACTGTTTCAGCGCAAGTTCTTTGTGGATATCACTACAGTAAATATCGGGGTCTGACATCTAGCATTGTACTATCAGGTGTCGGAATAGGAGCGACTGTATTTCCTATTATCATTGGAGAGCTAATTACGTCCTTCGGTTGGAAAGGTTCCTTATTACTCTTATGCGGCATCAATACACATCTTTTACCATTTGGTTTACTTCTATTACCTGTGCCGGAACAGAATAACATTAACAAAGAATTAAATAGAGAGGCAAAGCCAGAGCAAGTTAACATTAACAATGAATTAGATAGAGAGACAAAGCCAGAACAAGTTAGCATTAACAAAGAATTAGATAGAGAGACAAAGCCAGAACAAGTTAACATTAACAAAGAATTAGATAGAGAGGCAAAGCCAGAGCAAGTTAACATTAACAACGAATTAGATAGAGAGACAAAGCCAGAACAAGTTAACATTAACAAAGAATTAGATAGAGAGACAAAGCCAGAACAAGTTAACATTAACAACGAATTAGATAGAGAGACAAAGCCAGAACAAGTTAACATTAACAAAGAATTAGATAGAGAGGCAAAGCCAGAGCAAGTTAACATTAACAAAGAATTAGATAGAGAGACAAAGCCAGAACAAGTTAACATTAACAAAGAATTAGATAGAGAGGCAAAGCCAGAACAAGTTAACATTAACAAAGAATTAAATAGAGAAGCCAAGCCAGAACAAGTTAGCATTAACAACGAATTAGATAGAGAGACAAAGCCAGAACAAGTTAACAGTAACAAAGAATTAGATAGAGAGACAAAGCCAGAACAAGTTAACATTAACAAAGAATTAGATAGAGAGACAAAGCCAGAACAAGTTAACATTAACAAAGAATTAAATAGAGAAGCCAAGCCAGAACAAGTTAGCATTAACAACGAATTAGATAGAGAGACAAAGCCAGAACAAGTTAACAGTAACAAAGAATTAGATAGGGAGACAAAGCCAGAGCAAGTTAACATTAACAAAGAATTAGATAGAGAGATAAAGCCAGAACAAGTTAACATTATCAAAGAATTAAATAGAGAAGCCAAGCCAGAACAAGTAAACATTAACAACGAATTAGATAGAGAGACAAAGCCAGAACAAGTTAACATTAACAAAGAATTAGATAGAGAGGCAAAGCCAGAACAGGTTaatattaacaaagaattaaatAGAGAGGCAAAGCCAGAACAAGTTAACATTAACAAAGAATTAGATAGAGAGGCAAAGCCAGAACAAGTTAACATTAACAAAGAATTAGATAGAGAGGCAAAGCCAGAACAAGTTAGCATTAACAAAGAATTAGATAGAGAGGCAAAGCCAGAACAAGTTAACATTAACAAAGAATTAGATAGAGAGGCAAAGCCAGAACAAGTTAACATTAACAAAGAATTAGATAGAGAGACAAAGCCAGAGCAAGTTAACAGTAACAACGAATTAGATAGAGAGACAAAGCCAGAACAAGTTAACATTAACAAAGAATTAGATAGAGAGATAAAGCCAGAACAAGTTAACATTATCAAAGAATTAAATAGAGAAGCCAAGCCAGAACAAGTTAACATTAACAAAGAATTAGATAGAGAGACAAAGCCAGAACAAGTTAACATTAACAACGAATTAGATAGAGAGGCAAAGCCAGAGCAAGTTAACATTAACAAAGAATTAGATAGAGAGACAAAGCCAGAGCAAGTTAACAGTAACAACGAATTAGATAGAGAGACAAAGCCAGAACAAGTTAACATTAACAAAGAATTAGATAGAGAGACAAAGCCAGAGCAAGTTAACAGTAACAAAGAATTAGATAGAGAGGCAAAGCCAGAACAAGTTAACATTAACAACGAATTAGATAGAGAGACAAAGCCAGAACAAGTTAACAGTAACAAAGAATTAGATAGAGAGACAAAGCCAGAACAAGTTAACATTAACAAAGAATTAGATAGAGAGGCAAAGCCAGAACAGGTTaatattaacaaagaattaaatAAAGAGGCAAAGCCAGAACAAGTTAGCATTAACAACGAATTAGATAGAGAGACAAAGCCAGAACAAGTTAACAGTAACAAAGAATTAGATAGAGAGACAAAGCCAGAGCAAGTTAACATTAACAAAGAATTAGATAGAGAGATAAAGCCAGAGCAAGTTTACATTAACAAAGAATTAGATAGAGAGGCAAAGCCAGAACAAGTTaatattaacaaagaattaaatAGAGAAGCCAAGCCAGAACAAGTTAGCATTAACAATGAATTAGATAGAGAGACAAAGCCAGAACAAGTTAACAGTAACAAAGAATTTGATAGAGAGACAAAGCCAGAACAAGTTAACATTAACAAAGAATTAAATAGAGAAGCCAAGCCAGAACAAGTTAGCATTAACAACGAATTAGATAGAGAGACAAAGCCAGAACAAGTTAACAGTTACAAAGAATTAGATAGAGAGACAAAGCCAGAGCAAGTTAACATTAACAAAGAATTAGATAGAGAGATAAAGCCAGAACAAGTTAACATTATCAAAGAATTAAATAGAGAAGCCAAGCCAGAACAAGTTAACATTAACAAAGAATTAGATAGAGAGACAAAGCCAGAACAAGTTAACATTAACAAAGAATTAGATAGAGAGACAAAGCCAGAACAAGTTAACATTAACAAAGAATTAAATAGAGAAGCAAAGCCAGAACAAGTTAACATTAACAACGAATTAGATAGAGAGGCAAAGCCAGAACAGGTTAATATTGATAAAGAATTAGATGTTAAATCAAAGACAGACAACTGGTCAAAAAGACAAGAAAATGAGAGCCAGTATAAAATGTCTGAATTATTGAGAAATGAGAAACACACTGTAAGTAACTGTATCTTGTTTTGTGTCAACAAAGTGAAGACGTATTTCGGACAGATTGCCAACCCTGAGTTTATTACGTTTCTATTTAGCAATGTCATATACAATATGGGATATGGAGCAGCAGTTATTTTCCTTCCACAGTACATCATCTCGACTGGTTTAGACCTAGAAGATGCATCTTTATTAATGATGCTTCTGGGAGGTGGCTTGTTCGTAGGCTGTATAATAAGTGGGCTGTTTAAACCGGAGTTTCAGTCGCTTGTCTATACCATTGGTTGCTTCGGATTTGGTACTTTCTTGGCATTGATGGAGTTAACTACAAAACGCGG atacagcgtctag